A genomic segment from Syntrophotalea acetylenivorans encodes:
- the rpoC gene encoding DNA-directed RNA polymerase subunit beta', producing the protein MEDIFSLFERPKDPLSFNAIRLSLVSPEKIRERSFGEVKKPETINYRTFKPEREGLFCAKIFGPTKDYECNCGKYKRMKHRGIVCEKCGVEVIPSKVRRERLGHIDLACPVAHIWFLKSLPSRIATLLDMTLKELERILYFEAYVVLDAGDTPLTVGQLLTEDKYRETMDEYAGQFVADMGAEAIRQFLTEIELDELSSSLRLEMKEAASEAKRKKIAKRLKVVEAFKNSGNRPEWMILETLPVLPPELRPLVPLDGGRFATSDLNDLYRRVINRNNRLKRLMELRAPEVIIRNEKRMLQEAVDALFDNGRRGRAITGPNKRPLKSLSDMLKGKGGRFRQNLLGKRVDYSGRSVIVVGPELKLHQCGLPKKMALELFKPFIYNKLEEKGYCTTIKSAKKMVEKEKAEVWDVLEEVIREHPVMLNRAPTLHRLGIQAFEPVLIEGKAIQLHPLVCTAFNADFDGDQMAVHLPLSIESQIETRVLMMSTNNILSPANGKPIIVPSQDMILGLYYMTRERTFVTGTDKIFASRDEVRMAYDAGELDLQAKIKVRMRPVADAPVELIETTTGRVLLRDVVPEVIPFDQINQVMAKKQVANLIDVCFRLAGNKETVLLADRLKETGYRYSTIAGISICLDDMVIPEAKDAFMGEAVEEVTEIQQQYTEGLITDGERYNKVIDIWAKCTEDIAQTMLENLSVDEVAGPDGKKIKTPSFNSIHMMADSGARGSAQQIRQLAGMRGLMAKPSGEIIETPITANFREGLTVLQYFISTHGARKGLADTALKTANSGYLTRRLVDVAQDAIITEQDCGTLDGIQVSSLTEGGEVIEPLGDRILGRTSLEDVLDPVTDEVLVEYNQELDEALVNKIENAGIEKLKIRSVLTCQSRRGICATCYGRDLARGHLVNLGEAVGVIAAQSIGEPGTQLTMRTFHIGGTASRRAEQTSLESRFDGTLKYIDVNSVVDSDGFHVVMNRNGEIAVVDETGRERERYGVVYGARLRIAPEGAVKTGDLLAEWDPYTMPILTEVPGRIRFGDVVEGVTMEEQVDEVTGLSRKVIIESKGADKRPRITLKDEEGKTLKLPNGQPARYMLPVGANIVAIEDDMVSGGAILAKIPRETTKTKDITGGLPRVAELFEARKPKEFAVISEIDGVVSFGKDSKGKRKVLVTPEVGESKEYLIPKGKHISVHEGDHVKAGEALMDGSSNPHDILRVLGEKQLAKYLVDEVQEVYRLQGVKINDKHIEVIVRQMLRRVRIKELGDTRFLLDDSVERWEFEQENQRVLAEGGTPAVGEPLMLGITKASLSTESFISAASFQETTKVLTQAAIEGKVDYLRGLKENVIMGRLIPAGTGISKYRSAKLAIEEPEEILEPPLVEEEEGLEGQVEDAGGNTEEAEK; encoded by the coding sequence TTGGAAGATATATTCAGCCTTTTCGAACGGCCGAAAGATCCTCTCAGCTTTAATGCTATTCGGTTGTCTTTGGTTTCTCCCGAAAAGATTCGGGAGCGTTCTTTCGGTGAAGTAAAAAAGCCGGAAACTATTAACTACCGGACTTTCAAGCCTGAGCGTGAAGGCCTGTTCTGCGCCAAGATATTCGGTCCGACCAAGGACTACGAATGTAATTGCGGCAAGTACAAACGCATGAAACATCGCGGTATTGTCTGCGAAAAGTGCGGTGTTGAAGTTATACCCAGCAAGGTGCGTCGGGAGCGCCTCGGTCACATCGACCTGGCCTGCCCCGTCGCACACATCTGGTTCCTCAAGTCTTTGCCGTCGCGTATCGCGACGCTGCTGGACATGACTCTCAAGGAACTTGAGCGGATCCTTTATTTCGAAGCGTATGTGGTGCTTGACGCGGGTGACACTCCCTTGACTGTCGGTCAGTTGCTGACCGAGGACAAGTACCGCGAGACCATGGACGAGTATGCCGGTCAGTTCGTGGCTGACATGGGCGCCGAGGCCATTCGTCAATTCTTGACCGAAATTGAACTCGACGAGTTGTCTTCCAGTCTGCGCCTGGAAATGAAAGAAGCTGCCAGCGAGGCAAAGCGCAAGAAGATTGCCAAGCGTCTCAAGGTCGTCGAGGCCTTCAAAAATAGCGGTAATCGTCCGGAGTGGATGATCCTGGAAACTCTGCCGGTTCTGCCGCCTGAATTGCGGCCGCTGGTTCCTCTGGACGGCGGTCGGTTTGCTACTTCGGATCTCAACGATCTTTATCGTCGAGTGATTAATCGTAACAACCGTCTGAAGCGCCTCATGGAGCTTCGTGCTCCCGAAGTTATTATTCGCAACGAAAAACGTATGTTGCAGGAGGCTGTTGACGCACTGTTCGATAACGGGCGGCGCGGCCGGGCCATCACCGGCCCCAACAAACGGCCTTTGAAATCCCTGTCCGATATGCTCAAGGGCAAGGGCGGTCGTTTCCGGCAGAATCTGCTCGGTAAGCGTGTCGATTACTCCGGCCGTTCGGTTATCGTTGTCGGTCCCGAACTGAAATTGCATCAGTGCGGACTGCCGAAAAAGATGGCCCTGGAGCTGTTCAAGCCTTTTATCTACAACAAGCTTGAGGAAAAAGGGTACTGCACCACCATCAAGAGCGCCAAAAAGATGGTGGAAAAAGAGAAGGCCGAGGTGTGGGACGTCCTTGAAGAGGTCATTCGCGAGCACCCGGTCATGCTTAACCGTGCTCCGACCTTGCACCGCCTCGGTATTCAGGCCTTTGAACCAGTACTGATCGAGGGTAAGGCCATTCAGCTCCATCCGCTGGTCTGTACCGCTTTCAACGCCGACTTTGACGGTGACCAGATGGCGGTTCATCTGCCTCTTTCTATAGAGAGCCAGATCGAGACCCGGGTGTTGATGATGTCCACCAACAACATCTTGTCGCCTGCCAACGGTAAGCCGATTATTGTCCCTTCTCAGGATATGATTCTCGGGCTCTACTATATGACCCGGGAGCGGACATTTGTTACGGGTACGGACAAAATCTTCGCCTCTCGAGACGAAGTACGTATGGCTTATGATGCCGGTGAGCTTGATTTGCAGGCCAAGATCAAGGTGCGCATGAGGCCGGTAGCCGATGCGCCGGTTGAGTTGATCGAAACCACCACCGGCCGTGTACTGCTGCGCGATGTGGTTCCTGAGGTCATCCCCTTCGACCAGATCAACCAGGTAATGGCCAAGAAGCAGGTAGCCAACCTGATCGATGTTTGTTTCCGCCTGGCCGGCAACAAGGAAACGGTCCTTTTGGCTGACCGTCTTAAGGAAACCGGCTATCGTTACTCGACTATCGCCGGCATTTCCATCTGCCTCGATGACATGGTGATTCCCGAAGCCAAGGACGCCTTCATGGGCGAGGCCGTGGAAGAGGTCACCGAAATTCAGCAGCAATACACCGAAGGTTTGATTACCGACGGCGAACGTTACAACAAGGTCATCGATATCTGGGCCAAGTGTACTGAGGATATTGCTCAGACCATGCTCGAAAACCTCTCTGTCGATGAGGTGGCTGGTCCTGATGGTAAAAAGATCAAGACGCCGTCTTTCAACTCCATCCATATGATGGCCGATTCCGGTGCTCGTGGTAGTGCCCAGCAGATTCGGCAGCTGGCCGGTATGCGTGGGTTGATGGCCAAACCGTCCGGTGAGATTATTGAAACGCCGATTACGGCGAACTTCCGTGAGGGTCTGACGGTTCTGCAGTACTTTATCTCTACTCACGGTGCCCGTAAGGGTCTGGCTGACACCGCACTTAAGACCGCGAACTCCGGTTATCTGACCCGTCGTTTGGTCGATGTTGCTCAGGACGCTATTATCACGGAACAAGACTGCGGCACCCTCGACGGGATCCAGGTTTCATCCCTGACTGAAGGGGGAGAAGTCATCGAACCCTTGGGAGACCGGATTCTCGGTCGTACTTCCCTGGAAGATGTTCTCGATCCGGTTACCGACGAAGTGCTGGTTGAGTACAATCAGGAGCTCGACGAGGCTCTTGTTAACAAGATCGAAAACGCCGGTATCGAGAAGCTTAAAATTCGCTCGGTACTTACCTGCCAGAGTCGGCGGGGCATTTGCGCCACCTGCTATGGGCGGGATCTGGCCCGTGGTCATTTGGTTAACCTGGGCGAGGCGGTGGGTGTCATTGCTGCTCAGTCCATCGGTGAGCCTGGTACTCAGTTGACCATGCGGACCTTCCACATTGGTGGTACCGCTTCCCGTCGCGCCGAGCAGACCTCCCTGGAGTCCCGTTTTGACGGGACGCTCAAGTATATCGATGTCAATTCGGTTGTGGATAGCGACGGCTTCCACGTGGTTATGAACCGCAACGGTGAAATTGCCGTGGTTGACGAGACTGGCCGAGAGCGGGAGCGTTACGGTGTCGTCTATGGTGCACGGCTTCGCATTGCGCCGGAGGGGGCGGTTAAAACCGGCGATCTGCTGGCCGAGTGGGACCCCTACACCATGCCGATCCTGACGGAGGTTCCCGGACGGATCCGCTTTGGTGATGTTGTCGAAGGGGTCACCATGGAGGAACAGGTCGATGAGGTTACCGGCCTGTCGCGCAAGGTTATTATCGAATCTAAGGGAGCCGACAAACGTCCTCGTATTACCCTTAAGGACGAGGAAGGCAAGACCCTTAAGTTGCCTAATGGCCAGCCAGCCCGCTATATGCTGCCGGTCGGCGCCAATATCGTGGCTATTGAGGACGATATGGTCAGTGGTGGTGCGATCCTGGCGAAAATTCCGCGAGAGACCACCAAGACCAAGGATATCACCGGCGGTTTGCCCCGTGTTGCCGAGCTCTTTGAGGCTCGCAAACCCAAGGAATTTGCCGTCATCAGCGAAATCGACGGCGTGGTTTCTTTCGGTAAGGACTCCAAGGGCAAGCGCAAGGTGCTGGTGACTCCGGAAGTCGGCGAGTCCAAGGAGTACCTGATCCCCAAAGGGAAGCACATCAGTGTTCACGAGGGGGATCATGTCAAGGCTGGCGAAGCCCTCATGGATGGCTCCAGCAATCCCCATGATATTTTGCGGGTGCTCGGCGAAAAGCAGTTGGCCAAGTACTTGGTAGACGAGGTTCAGGAAGTCTATCGACTGCAAGGGGTAAAAATCAACGATAAGCACATCGAAGTTATCGTTCGCCAGATGCTGCGTCGCGTACGCATCAAAGAACTGGGCGATACGCGATTCCTGCTGGACGATTCGGTAGAGCGGTGGGAGTTCGAACAGGAGAACCAGCGGGTCTTGGCAGAAGGTGGCACTCCTGCCGTTGGTGAGCCTCTCATGCTAGGGATCACCAAGGCCTCTTTGTCCACTGAGTCTTTCATCTCTGCCGCTTCTTTCCAGGAGACCACCAAGGTTCTGACCCAGGCCGCTATCGAAGGCAAGGTCGATTATCTGCGGGGCCTCAAAGAGAATGTCATCATGGGCCGATTGATTCCGGCCGGTACCGGCATCTCCAAATACCGCAGCGCCAAGTTGGCTATCGAGGAACCTGAAGAAATTCTTGAGCCGCCACTGGTTGAAGAAGAAGAGGGTTTGGAGGGACAAGTAGAGGATGCCGGCGGCAACACAGAAGAGGCAGAAAAGTAG